The following coding sequences are from one Capsicum annuum cultivar UCD-10X-F1 chromosome 3, UCD10Xv1.1, whole genome shotgun sequence window:
- the LOC107861592 gene encoding uncharacterized membrane protein At1g16860: MGSRFPSHQLSNGLYVSGRPEQPKEKTPTITSAPMPYTGGDIKKSGELGKMFDIPVDGSKSRKSGPITSAPSRTGLYTAASSHSGPINSNVAARTSYSTSGPIASSGVPASVSTKKSNSGPLSKHGEPIKKSSGPQSGGVTPTGRQNSGPQPPILPATGLITSGPISSGPLNSSGAPRKVSGPLDSMGSAKIHGPSTVNNQAVTTLSQNDVYSFKRSFPKPILWAMILLFVMGFIAGGFILAAVHNAILLIVVVVLFGIVAVLFVWNSCWGGSAIVGFVTRYPDSQLRTAKNGEYVKVSGVVTCGNVPLESSFQKVPRCVYTSTSLYEYRGWDSKAANPTHRRFTWGLRSSERHVVDFYISDFQSGLRALVKTGYGAKVTPYVDESIVVDVDPLNGELSPEFIRWLRERNLSSDDRIMRLKEGYIKEGSTVSVIGVVQRNENVLMIVPPPEPFTTGCQWLKCIFPASLEGIVLRCEDASKVDAIPV; this comes from the exons ATGGGTTCTAGATTCCCATCTCACCAGCTCAGCAATGGCCTTTACGTCTCAGGCCGCCCTGAGCAGCCCAAAGAAAAAACCCCAACGATCACCTCTGCCCCCATGCCTTATACGGGTGGCGACATTAAAAAGTCGGGAGAACTTGGGAAAATGTTTGATATCCCCGTCGATGGATCCAAATCCAGGAAATCTGGACCCATAACAAGTGCACCTTCAAGGACTGGATTATATACTGCTGCCTCCTCACATTCGGGCCCTATCAATTCTAATGTTGCTGCTAGGACGAGCTACTCAACCTCAGGTCCCATAGCATCCTCAGGGGTCCCTGCTTCTGTTTCTACAAAGAAATCTAATTCTGGACCGCTTAGCAAGCACGGCGAGCCTATAAAAAAGTCATCTGGTCCTCAATCTGGTGGAGTGACGCCAACTGGACGCCAAAACTCAGGTCCTCAACCACCAATTCTCCCTGCAACTGGTCTTATTACTTCGGGTCCCATCTCTTCTGGGCCTCTGAATTCCTCTGGAGCCCCAAGAAAGGTCTCGGGTCCGTTAGACTCAATGGGGTCAGCCAAGATTCATGGCCCTTCCACTGTTAACAACCAGGCTGTGACCACTCTCAGTCAAAATGATGTGTATTCCTTCAAGAGGAGCTTCCCTAAACCCATCCTGTGGGCAATGATTTTGTTATTTGTGATGGGCTTTATTGCTGGGGGATTTATTCTTGCAGCCGTGCACAATGCTATTTTGCTGATTGTGGTTGTGGTTCTATTTGGCATTGTTGCTGTGTTGTTCGTATGGAACTCTTGCTGGGGTGGAAGTGCTATAGTTGGTTTTGTTACCCGCTATCCAGATTCTCAATTAAGAACAGCAAAAAATGGTGAATATGTCAAGGTTTCTGGG GTGGTGACTTGTGGAAACGTGCCTCTTGAATCTTCATTCCAAAAAGTTCCTAGGTGTGTCTATACTTCTACAAGTTTATACGAGTATCGAGGATGGGATTCAAAAGCTGCAAATCCTACTCACCGGCGTTTTACATGGGGCCTCAGATCTTCAGAA AGACATGTGGTTGACTTTTATATCTCCGATTTCCAGTCGGGGTTAAGAGCATTGGTTAAGACTGGCTATGGTGCAAAGGTGACTCCTTATGTAGATGAGTCGATAGTTGTTGATGTGGATCCTTTGAATGGTGAGTTATCTCCAGAATTTATCAGGTGGTTGAGAGAAAGAAATCTTTCAAGTGATGATCGTATAATGCGACTGAAGGAAGG gtATATCAAAGAAGGAAGCACAGTGAGCGTGATTGGAGTGGTTCAGAGGAATGAGAACGTGCTTATGATTGTCCCTCCTCCTGAGCCATTTACAACAGGGTGCCAGTGGCTGAAATGCATATTTCCTGCTAGCCTCGAGGGCATTGTGTTGAGATGTGAAGATGCGTCAAAAGTTGATGCTATACCAGTATGA